A single Tachypleus tridentatus isolate NWPU-2018 chromosome 9, ASM421037v1, whole genome shotgun sequence DNA region contains:
- the LOC143226214 gene encoding uncharacterized protein LOC143226214 has product MPGSRSSLPKNKRRRSSFVSGRRLSRGLTALPISSLCETIPEELSPEERLNCLFEICFKYTLKKMKEDPEFSSYDSDDCFDKVGNSLEQIQQEIKSKNLSKLATTVVDETLPQEVKDDEEISCYSMYVDKLNVESSEWDHMLEKGRKYFESEEPQKSLASSSTLCETEMNESTIMYSGVLDRLRTMQQNLQIHVDSLSHNVLLLKSCGELSSSVTSYHTNEAVSYFQDSKTPRTLVRDLMKFKSSSTT; this is encoded by the coding sequence ATGCCTGGTAGTCGCAGCTCTCTCCCAAAAAATAAAAGGCGAAGGTCAAGTTTTGTGAGTGGTCGTCGCCTGAGTAGAGGGTTGACAGCTCTTCCAATTTCTTCCTTGTGTGAAACTATTCCTGAAGAACTTTCTCCAGAAGAAAGGCTAAATTGTCTTTTTGAGATATGCttcaaatatacattaaaaaagaTGAAGGAAGATCCAGAATTTTCTAGTTATGACTCTGATGATTGCTTTGACAAAGTGGGTAATAGTCTTGAACAGATCCAGCaagaaataaaaagcaaaaatcTGAGTAAATTGGCTACAACTGTTGTTGATGAAACTCTCCCACAAGAAGTTAAAGATGATGAAGAAATTTCCTGTTATAGTATGTATGTTGACAAATTGAATGTTGAAAGTTCAGAATGGGATCACATGTTAGAGAaaggaagaaaatattttgaaagtgaaGAGCCACAGAAATCTCTTGCCTCATCATCTACTTTATGTGAAACTGAGATGAATGAGTCCACCATAATGTATTCTGGTGTACTTGACAGGCTCAGGACAATGCAACAAAACTTGCAAATCCATGTAGATAGTCTTAGCCATAATGTTTTGTTACTGAAATCTTGTGGAGAGTTATCAAGTTCTGTCACTTCATATCATACGAATGAAGCAGTCAGCTATTTTCAGGACAGCAAAACACCTCGTACTCTTGTTAGAGACTTGATGAAATTTAAGAGCAGTTCCACAACTTAG